From one Perca flavescens isolate YP-PL-M2 chromosome 19, PFLA_1.0, whole genome shotgun sequence genomic stretch:
- the mtmr1a gene encoding myotubularin-related protein 1a isoform X1, whose protein sequence is MEKQAGAAGAADGAGSNRKLWGSPTGAPATGETLDSPTGSHVEWCKQLIAATISSQISGSVPAEVGNRDIKAGRRPAFMVSKRLTPRNLPALRYGAQVTMFQNQVPLLPGESVQTTVKDVMYICPFSGLVNGTLTITDYKLYFTSAERESPFVLDVNLGVISRLETISVPNQGENTKGLELVCKDMRSPRFAYKTEESHPDVVELLDKHAFPLSHSLPLFAFLYKEQFPVDGWKVYDPAAEYRRQGLPNESWTISKMNSTYELCDTYPSTLVIPTNITEEDIRRVAVFRAKHRIPVLSWIHPESQATIVRCSQPLVGPSDRRCKEDERYLQVIMDANAQSHKLTIFDARQSSVAVTNKAKDGGYESESFYQNVELNFLEIPNIHVMRESLRKMKDVVYPTIDEAHWHSAIDQTHWLEYIRLLLAGAAKIADKLESGKTSVVIHCSDGWDRTAQLSSLAMLMLDSHYRTLRGFQVLVEKEWISFGHKFAARVGHGDENHANSERSPLFVQFIDCVWQMTRQFPAAFEFNELFLITVLDHLYSCLFGTFLYNSEQERAAKEVQTQTVSLWSYINSQPEDFSNPFYVDYQHHVLYPLVSSRHLELWTAYYARWNPRMRPQVPVHQTLKELLILRAELQRRVEELQRDATSHSLSSSSEHSPSHSTGTPLHGAV, encoded by the exons ATGGAGAAACAGGCCGGAGCTGCCGGGGCGGCGGACGGAGCAGGCTCGAACAGAAAGCTCTGGGGCTCGCCGACCGGCGCACCAGCCACCGGAGAAACCCTGGACAG TCCAACAGGTTCTCATGTAGAGTGGTGTAAACAGCTGATCGCAGCCACCATCTCCAGTCAGATCTCAGGATCAGTGCCAGCTGAGGTCGGGAACAGGGACATCAAG GCTGGGAGAAGACCCGCTTTCATG GTGTCCAAGAGGCTGACTCCCAGG AACCTTCCAGCGTTGAGATACGGGGCGCAGGTCACAATGTTCCAGAACCAGGTTCCTTTGCTACCAGGAGAGTCCGTCCAGACTACAG tcaAGGATGTGATGTATATCTGTCCATTCAGCGGTCTGGTTAATGGAACCCTGACCATCACAGACTACAAACTCTACTTCACCAGTGCGGAACGG GAGTCTCCGTTTGTTCTGGATGTGAACTTGGGAGTGATCAGCAGACTGGAGACCATCAGTGTTCCCAACCAGGGAGAGAACACCAAAGGCCTGGAGCTGGTCTGCAAG GACATGAGGAGTCCCAGGTTTGCCTATAAGACAGAGGAGAGCCACCCGGACGTGGTGGAGCTGCTGGACAAACACGCCTTCCCCCTCTCACACAGCCTG CCCCTGTTTGCCTTCCTGTACAAGGAGCAGTTTCCTGTGGACGGCTGGAAGGTGTACGACCCGGCAGCAGAGTACAGACGCCAG GGCCTCCCTAATGAGAGCTGGACCATCAGCAAGATGAACAGCACCTATGAGCTGTGTGACACCTATCCCTCCACCCTGGTCATCCCCACCAACATTACAGAAGAAGACATCAGACGGGTGGCTGTGTTTCGAGCCAAGCACCGCATCCCG GTCCTGTCCTGGATTCACCCGGAGTCTCAGGCAACCATCGTCCGCTGCAGCCAGCCGCTAGTCGGCCCTTCAGACCGCCGCTGTAAAGAGGACGAACGCTACCTCCAAGTCATCATGGACGCCAACGCTCAGTCCCACAAGCTGACCATCTTCGACGCCCGGCAGAGCAGTGTAGCAGTCACCAACAAG GCTAAGGATGGAGGGTATGAAAGTGAGAGCTTCTACCAAAACGTGGAGCTGAACTTCCTGGAAATCCCCAACATCCACGTGATGAGGGAGTCTCTGAGGAAGATGAAGGACGTGGTTTATCCCACCATAGACGAAGCCCACTGGCACTCCGCTATCGACCAGACACACTGGCTGGAGTACATACGG CTGTTATTAGCAGGAGCAGCAAAGATAGCGGATAAGCTGGAGTCTGGAAAGACGTCGGTGGTGATTCACTGCAGCGACGGCTGGGACCGCACCGCCCAGCTCAGCTCTCTGGCCATGCTGATGCTGGACAGTCACTACCGCACGCTCCGAGGATTCCAG gttcTGGTGGAGAAGGAGTGGATAAGTTTTGGACACAAGTTTGCTGCT CGCGTGGGTCACGGCGACGAGAACCACGCTAACTCCGAGCGCTCGCCTCTCTTCGTCCAGTTCATCGACTGCGTCTGGCAGATGACTCGACAG TTCCCAGCAGCCTTTGAGTTCAACGAGCTGTTTCTGATCACCGTGCTGGACCACCTCTACAGCTGTCTGTTTGGTACATTCCTGTATAACAGTGAGCAGGAGAGGGCGGCCAAG GAGGTGCAGACCCAGACCGTGTCCCTGTGGTCCTACATCAACAG CCAGCCGGAGGACTTCAGCAACCCCTTCTACGTGGACTACCAGCACCATGTTCTGTATCCCCTGGTTTCCTCCAGACACCTGGAGCTGTGGACTGCCTACTACGCCCGCTGGAACCCCCGCATGAGACCCCAG GTGCCGGTGCACCAGACGCTGAAGGAGCTGCTGATCCTGAGGGCGGAGCTGCAGCggagggtggaggagctgcagagagACGCCACCTCCCACTCCCTGTCCTCCTCCTCGGAACACTCGCCCTCCCACTCCACAGGAACGCCCCTGCACGGCGCCGtctga
- the mtmr1a gene encoding myotubularin-related protein 1a isoform X2, whose amino-acid sequence MEKQAGAAGAADGAGSNRKLWGSPTGAPATGETLDSPTGSHVEWCKQLIAATISSQISGSVPAEVGNRDIKVSKRLTPRNLPALRYGAQVTMFQNQVPLLPGESVQTTVKDVMYICPFSGLVNGTLTITDYKLYFTSAERESPFVLDVNLGVISRLETISVPNQGENTKGLELVCKDMRSPRFAYKTEESHPDVVELLDKHAFPLSHSLPLFAFLYKEQFPVDGWKVYDPAAEYRRQGLPNESWTISKMNSTYELCDTYPSTLVIPTNITEEDIRRVAVFRAKHRIPVLSWIHPESQATIVRCSQPLVGPSDRRCKEDERYLQVIMDANAQSHKLTIFDARQSSVAVTNKAKDGGYESESFYQNVELNFLEIPNIHVMRESLRKMKDVVYPTIDEAHWHSAIDQTHWLEYIRLLLAGAAKIADKLESGKTSVVIHCSDGWDRTAQLSSLAMLMLDSHYRTLRGFQVLVEKEWISFGHKFAARVGHGDENHANSERSPLFVQFIDCVWQMTRQFPAAFEFNELFLITVLDHLYSCLFGTFLYNSEQERAAKEVQTQTVSLWSYINSQPEDFSNPFYVDYQHHVLYPLVSSRHLELWTAYYARWNPRMRPQVPVHQTLKELLILRAELQRRVEELQRDATSHSLSSSSEHSPSHSTGTPLHGAV is encoded by the exons ATGGAGAAACAGGCCGGAGCTGCCGGGGCGGCGGACGGAGCAGGCTCGAACAGAAAGCTCTGGGGCTCGCCGACCGGCGCACCAGCCACCGGAGAAACCCTGGACAG TCCAACAGGTTCTCATGTAGAGTGGTGTAAACAGCTGATCGCAGCCACCATCTCCAGTCAGATCTCAGGATCAGTGCCAGCTGAGGTCGGGAACAGGGACATCAAG GTGTCCAAGAGGCTGACTCCCAGG AACCTTCCAGCGTTGAGATACGGGGCGCAGGTCACAATGTTCCAGAACCAGGTTCCTTTGCTACCAGGAGAGTCCGTCCAGACTACAG tcaAGGATGTGATGTATATCTGTCCATTCAGCGGTCTGGTTAATGGAACCCTGACCATCACAGACTACAAACTCTACTTCACCAGTGCGGAACGG GAGTCTCCGTTTGTTCTGGATGTGAACTTGGGAGTGATCAGCAGACTGGAGACCATCAGTGTTCCCAACCAGGGAGAGAACACCAAAGGCCTGGAGCTGGTCTGCAAG GACATGAGGAGTCCCAGGTTTGCCTATAAGACAGAGGAGAGCCACCCGGACGTGGTGGAGCTGCTGGACAAACACGCCTTCCCCCTCTCACACAGCCTG CCCCTGTTTGCCTTCCTGTACAAGGAGCAGTTTCCTGTGGACGGCTGGAAGGTGTACGACCCGGCAGCAGAGTACAGACGCCAG GGCCTCCCTAATGAGAGCTGGACCATCAGCAAGATGAACAGCACCTATGAGCTGTGTGACACCTATCCCTCCACCCTGGTCATCCCCACCAACATTACAGAAGAAGACATCAGACGGGTGGCTGTGTTTCGAGCCAAGCACCGCATCCCG GTCCTGTCCTGGATTCACCCGGAGTCTCAGGCAACCATCGTCCGCTGCAGCCAGCCGCTAGTCGGCCCTTCAGACCGCCGCTGTAAAGAGGACGAACGCTACCTCCAAGTCATCATGGACGCCAACGCTCAGTCCCACAAGCTGACCATCTTCGACGCCCGGCAGAGCAGTGTAGCAGTCACCAACAAG GCTAAGGATGGAGGGTATGAAAGTGAGAGCTTCTACCAAAACGTGGAGCTGAACTTCCTGGAAATCCCCAACATCCACGTGATGAGGGAGTCTCTGAGGAAGATGAAGGACGTGGTTTATCCCACCATAGACGAAGCCCACTGGCACTCCGCTATCGACCAGACACACTGGCTGGAGTACATACGG CTGTTATTAGCAGGAGCAGCAAAGATAGCGGATAAGCTGGAGTCTGGAAAGACGTCGGTGGTGATTCACTGCAGCGACGGCTGGGACCGCACCGCCCAGCTCAGCTCTCTGGCCATGCTGATGCTGGACAGTCACTACCGCACGCTCCGAGGATTCCAG gttcTGGTGGAGAAGGAGTGGATAAGTTTTGGACACAAGTTTGCTGCT CGCGTGGGTCACGGCGACGAGAACCACGCTAACTCCGAGCGCTCGCCTCTCTTCGTCCAGTTCATCGACTGCGTCTGGCAGATGACTCGACAG TTCCCAGCAGCCTTTGAGTTCAACGAGCTGTTTCTGATCACCGTGCTGGACCACCTCTACAGCTGTCTGTTTGGTACATTCCTGTATAACAGTGAGCAGGAGAGGGCGGCCAAG GAGGTGCAGACCCAGACCGTGTCCCTGTGGTCCTACATCAACAG CCAGCCGGAGGACTTCAGCAACCCCTTCTACGTGGACTACCAGCACCATGTTCTGTATCCCCTGGTTTCCTCCAGACACCTGGAGCTGTGGACTGCCTACTACGCCCGCTGGAACCCCCGCATGAGACCCCAG GTGCCGGTGCACCAGACGCTGAAGGAGCTGCTGATCCTGAGGGCGGAGCTGCAGCggagggtggaggagctgcagagagACGCCACCTCCCACTCCCTGTCCTCCTCCTCGGAACACTCGCCCTCCCACTCCACAGGAACGCCCCTGCACGGCGCCGtctga
- the mtmr1a gene encoding myotubularin-related protein 1a isoform X3, producing MEKQAGAAGAADGAGSNRKLWGSPTGAPATGETLDSPTGSHVEWCKQLIAATISSQISGSVPAEVGNRDIKNLPALRYGAQVTMFQNQVPLLPGESVQTTVKDVMYICPFSGLVNGTLTITDYKLYFTSAERESPFVLDVNLGVISRLETISVPNQGENTKGLELVCKDMRSPRFAYKTEESHPDVVELLDKHAFPLSHSLPLFAFLYKEQFPVDGWKVYDPAAEYRRQGLPNESWTISKMNSTYELCDTYPSTLVIPTNITEEDIRRVAVFRAKHRIPVLSWIHPESQATIVRCSQPLVGPSDRRCKEDERYLQVIMDANAQSHKLTIFDARQSSVAVTNKAKDGGYESESFYQNVELNFLEIPNIHVMRESLRKMKDVVYPTIDEAHWHSAIDQTHWLEYIRLLLAGAAKIADKLESGKTSVVIHCSDGWDRTAQLSSLAMLMLDSHYRTLRGFQVLVEKEWISFGHKFAARVGHGDENHANSERSPLFVQFIDCVWQMTRQFPAAFEFNELFLITVLDHLYSCLFGTFLYNSEQERAAKEVQTQTVSLWSYINSQPEDFSNPFYVDYQHHVLYPLVSSRHLELWTAYYARWNPRMRPQVPVHQTLKELLILRAELQRRVEELQRDATSHSLSSSSEHSPSHSTGTPLHGAV from the exons ATGGAGAAACAGGCCGGAGCTGCCGGGGCGGCGGACGGAGCAGGCTCGAACAGAAAGCTCTGGGGCTCGCCGACCGGCGCACCAGCCACCGGAGAAACCCTGGACAG TCCAACAGGTTCTCATGTAGAGTGGTGTAAACAGCTGATCGCAGCCACCATCTCCAGTCAGATCTCAGGATCAGTGCCAGCTGAGGTCGGGAACAGGGACATCAAG AACCTTCCAGCGTTGAGATACGGGGCGCAGGTCACAATGTTCCAGAACCAGGTTCCTTTGCTACCAGGAGAGTCCGTCCAGACTACAG tcaAGGATGTGATGTATATCTGTCCATTCAGCGGTCTGGTTAATGGAACCCTGACCATCACAGACTACAAACTCTACTTCACCAGTGCGGAACGG GAGTCTCCGTTTGTTCTGGATGTGAACTTGGGAGTGATCAGCAGACTGGAGACCATCAGTGTTCCCAACCAGGGAGAGAACACCAAAGGCCTGGAGCTGGTCTGCAAG GACATGAGGAGTCCCAGGTTTGCCTATAAGACAGAGGAGAGCCACCCGGACGTGGTGGAGCTGCTGGACAAACACGCCTTCCCCCTCTCACACAGCCTG CCCCTGTTTGCCTTCCTGTACAAGGAGCAGTTTCCTGTGGACGGCTGGAAGGTGTACGACCCGGCAGCAGAGTACAGACGCCAG GGCCTCCCTAATGAGAGCTGGACCATCAGCAAGATGAACAGCACCTATGAGCTGTGTGACACCTATCCCTCCACCCTGGTCATCCCCACCAACATTACAGAAGAAGACATCAGACGGGTGGCTGTGTTTCGAGCCAAGCACCGCATCCCG GTCCTGTCCTGGATTCACCCGGAGTCTCAGGCAACCATCGTCCGCTGCAGCCAGCCGCTAGTCGGCCCTTCAGACCGCCGCTGTAAAGAGGACGAACGCTACCTCCAAGTCATCATGGACGCCAACGCTCAGTCCCACAAGCTGACCATCTTCGACGCCCGGCAGAGCAGTGTAGCAGTCACCAACAAG GCTAAGGATGGAGGGTATGAAAGTGAGAGCTTCTACCAAAACGTGGAGCTGAACTTCCTGGAAATCCCCAACATCCACGTGATGAGGGAGTCTCTGAGGAAGATGAAGGACGTGGTTTATCCCACCATAGACGAAGCCCACTGGCACTCCGCTATCGACCAGACACACTGGCTGGAGTACATACGG CTGTTATTAGCAGGAGCAGCAAAGATAGCGGATAAGCTGGAGTCTGGAAAGACGTCGGTGGTGATTCACTGCAGCGACGGCTGGGACCGCACCGCCCAGCTCAGCTCTCTGGCCATGCTGATGCTGGACAGTCACTACCGCACGCTCCGAGGATTCCAG gttcTGGTGGAGAAGGAGTGGATAAGTTTTGGACACAAGTTTGCTGCT CGCGTGGGTCACGGCGACGAGAACCACGCTAACTCCGAGCGCTCGCCTCTCTTCGTCCAGTTCATCGACTGCGTCTGGCAGATGACTCGACAG TTCCCAGCAGCCTTTGAGTTCAACGAGCTGTTTCTGATCACCGTGCTGGACCACCTCTACAGCTGTCTGTTTGGTACATTCCTGTATAACAGTGAGCAGGAGAGGGCGGCCAAG GAGGTGCAGACCCAGACCGTGTCCCTGTGGTCCTACATCAACAG CCAGCCGGAGGACTTCAGCAACCCCTTCTACGTGGACTACCAGCACCATGTTCTGTATCCCCTGGTTTCCTCCAGACACCTGGAGCTGTGGACTGCCTACTACGCCCGCTGGAACCCCCGCATGAGACCCCAG GTGCCGGTGCACCAGACGCTGAAGGAGCTGCTGATCCTGAGGGCGGAGCTGCAGCggagggtggaggagctgcagagagACGCCACCTCCCACTCCCTGTCCTCCTCCTCGGAACACTCGCCCTCCCACTCCACAGGAACGCCCCTGCACGGCGCCGtctga